The proteins below come from a single Candidatus Acidulodesulfobacterium acidiphilum genomic window:
- the fliE gene encoding flagellar hook-basal body complex protein FliE, translating to MAIPIGIGNGDLAGLNPASEIKELNPNNILGSGGGSVQSDNGSGSFADTLLNSINKVNELQNTADKSAEAIATGQSSNIHQAMIDMEKANDSFELMMQVRNKIVTAYNTIMQMQV from the coding sequence ATGGCGATACCGATAGGAATAGGAAACGGCGATTTGGCGGGACTTAATCCCGCGTCGGAGATTAAAGAGCTTAATCCCAATAATATATTAGGAAGCGGCGGCGGTTCCGTACAGTCTGATAACGGAAGCGGTTCTTTTGCCGACACTCTTTTAAATTCTATAAATAAAGTCAACGAACTGCAAAATACGGCAGATAAATCGGCCGAAGCTATAGCGACGGGTCAATCTTCAAATATACATCAGGCAATGATAGATATGGAAAAAGCTAACGACTCTTTCGAACTTATGATGCAGGTAAGGAATAAAATAGTCACGGCTTACAATACTATTATGCAAATGCAGGTATAA
- the flgC gene encoding flagellar basal body rod protein FlgC, which yields MGFNESLKIAAEGLNAERIRMNVISSNLANINTDDAGNGLPYVKKEPLFKTVKFKNYFGVEVEKIENAKNPFSEKYDPSNPLANKAGYVKTPNISAIRELVDMISATRAYQADAQVISESKAMSQSSLQI from the coding sequence ATGGGGTTTAACGAATCATTAAAAATTGCGGCGGAGGGACTTAACGCCGAAAGAATAAGGATGAACGTAATTTCATCCAATCTTGCGAACATAAATACCGACGATGCCGGAAACGGACTGCCTTACGTAAAAAAAGAGCCGTTGTTTAAAACCGTCAAATTTAAAAACTATTTCGGCGTAGAAGTGGAAAAAATAGAAAACGCTAAAAATCCGTTTTCAGAAAAATACGACCCAAGCAATCCTCTCGCAAACAAAGCGGGATACGTTAAAACCCCTAATATATCGGCTATAAGGGAGCTTGTAGATATGATATCCGCTACAAGGGCTTATCAGGCGGACGCTCAAGTTATTTCGGAATCGAAAGCTATGTCGCAGTCGTCTTTACAAATTTAG